A genomic window from Microbacterium sp. ET2 includes:
- a CDS encoding extracellular solute-binding protein yields MRRRIIPVAGAAAAILALSACSGGSGGGGAGGMDSRGDITIWYSNNEAEIAWAEQMVESWNAENPDEQITAQEIPAGSSSEEVISAAITAGNAPCLIFNTSPAAVPEFQRQGGLVDLTEFEDGEDYITERSGDLAEQYRSEDGGFYQMPWKSNPVMIFYNKALFAEAGLDPENPALSTYDEFLETSRTLSEAGVAEYAINPAPTSEFFQSWFDFYPLYAAETGGTQLVEDGAATFDSAEGEAVADFWRTLYAEGLAGQEQYQGDAFADGYSAMAIVGPWAISVYGDTVDWGSVPVPTSGGTAADETWTFSDAKNVGLFTACENKGTAWDVLKFATSEEQDGLWLEATGQMPLRQDLTGTYPDYFAANPAYEQFGDQASRTVEVPNVPNSVEIWQTFRDGYSEAVIFGEGEIPAFLSDTATEVDDLAAGD; encoded by the coding sequence ATGCGACGACGCATCATTCCCGTGGCGGGAGCCGCCGCGGCCATCCTCGCCCTGAGCGCCTGCAGCGGCGGCAGCGGAGGCGGTGGCGCCGGCGGCATGGACAGCCGCGGCGACATCACCATCTGGTACTCCAACAACGAGGCCGAGATCGCCTGGGCCGAGCAGATGGTCGAGTCGTGGAACGCCGAGAACCCCGATGAGCAGATCACCGCGCAGGAGATTCCCGCGGGGTCCTCCAGCGAGGAGGTCATCAGCGCGGCCATCACCGCCGGCAATGCCCCCTGCCTGATCTTCAACACCTCGCCCGCCGCGGTGCCGGAGTTCCAGCGCCAGGGGGGCCTGGTCGACCTCACCGAGTTCGAGGACGGCGAGGACTACATCACCGAGCGCTCGGGCGACCTCGCCGAGCAGTACCGCTCGGAGGACGGCGGCTTCTACCAGATGCCCTGGAAGAGCAACCCCGTGATGATCTTCTACAACAAGGCCCTCTTCGCCGAGGCGGGACTGGATCCCGAGAACCCGGCGCTGTCGACCTACGACGAGTTCCTCGAGACCTCGCGCACCCTCAGCGAGGCGGGCGTGGCGGAGTACGCCATCAACCCCGCCCCGACGAGCGAGTTCTTCCAGTCGTGGTTCGACTTCTATCCGCTCTACGCCGCTGAGACCGGTGGCACCCAGCTGGTCGAAGACGGCGCCGCGACGTTCGACAGCGCCGAGGGAGAAGCGGTCGCCGACTTCTGGCGCACCCTGTACGCGGAGGGACTGGCCGGCCAGGAGCAGTACCAGGGCGATGCGTTCGCCGACGGCTACTCCGCCATGGCGATCGTCGGACCGTGGGCCATTTCGGTCTACGGCGACACGGTGGACTGGGGCTCGGTTCCCGTCCCGACCTCCGGCGGCACCGCGGCCGACGAGACCTGGACCTTCAGCGACGCCAAGAACGTGGGCCTGTTCACCGCCTGCGAGAACAAGGGCACCGCGTGGGACGTGCTGAAGTTCGCCACCAGCGAGGAGCAGGACGGACTGTGGCTCGAGGCCACCGGCCAGATGCCGCTGCGTCAGGACCTCACCGGCACCTACCCCGACTACTTCGCGGCGAACCCCGCCTACGAGCAGTTCGGCGACCAGGCGTCGCGCACCGTCGAGGTGCCGAACGTGCCGAACTCGGTCGAGATCTGGCAGACGTTCCGCGACGGCTACTCCGAGGCGGTCATCTTCGGTGAGGGCGAGATCCCCGCGTTCCTCTCCGACACCGCGACCGAGGTCGACGACCTGGCGGCGGGAGACTGA
- a CDS encoding LacI family DNA-binding transcriptional regulator — protein sequence MTQQTRPTIADVARRAGVSKGLVSFALNGRAGVAPDTRERILSAAAELGWSPNLRARSLSVGRAFACGLVIGRSPDVIAADPFFPSFIAGVEDEFSVSGQVLVLAAATPGRQEAETYRGLAADKRVDGVILSDLRTDDERIALIAELGLAAVTLGVPDVASPFTSISVDDGAGIRLAVDHLADLGHTDIAHAAGPFSMLHGQHRSAAFTAAARARGIRSRIIETDFSAADGARATEELLDAATPPTAIVYSNDNMAIAGLGVAQRRGLDVPRDLSITGFDDTEIGRHLHPAITSVSTDARGWGAAAARALLEAIAGAEAGAIDLADPRLVVRASTGAPRA from the coding sequence ATGACGCAGCAGACCCGCCCCACCATCGCCGACGTCGCGCGCCGCGCGGGTGTCAGCAAGGGCCTCGTCTCGTTCGCGCTCAACGGTCGCGCCGGGGTCGCCCCCGACACGCGGGAGCGCATCCTCTCCGCCGCCGCCGAGCTCGGCTGGAGCCCGAACCTGCGTGCCCGCTCCCTCAGCGTCGGCCGTGCGTTCGCGTGCGGCCTCGTGATCGGCCGAAGCCCCGACGTCATCGCCGCCGACCCGTTCTTCCCGTCGTTCATCGCCGGCGTCGAGGACGAGTTCTCGGTGTCGGGACAGGTGCTCGTCCTGGCCGCTGCGACCCCGGGCCGCCAGGAGGCCGAGACCTACCGTGGCCTCGCCGCCGACAAGAGGGTGGACGGTGTCATCCTCTCCGACCTCCGCACCGACGACGAGCGCATCGCGCTCATCGCCGAACTGGGCCTTGCCGCCGTGACCCTCGGCGTCCCCGACGTGGCGAGCCCGTTCACGTCCATCTCGGTGGACGACGGTGCAGGCATCCGCCTCGCGGTCGATCACCTCGCCGACCTCGGTCACACCGACATCGCCCACGCCGCCGGCCCCTTCTCGATGCTCCACGGGCAGCACCGCTCGGCGGCCTTCACCGCGGCAGCGCGCGCCCGCGGCATCCGCTCCCGCATCATCGAGACCGACTTCAGCGCCGCGGACGGCGCCCGCGCCACCGAAGAGCTGCTGGATGCCGCGACGCCGCCGACCGCGATCGTGTACTCCAACGACAACATGGCCATCGCCGGCCTCGGGGTCGCCCAGCGGCGCGGCCTCGACGTGCCGCGCGACCTGTCGATCACCGGCTTCGACGACACCGAGATCGGCCGTCACCTCCACCCCGCCATCACGAGCGTCTCCACCGACGCGCGCGGATGGGGCGCGGCGGCGGCGCGGGCGCTCCTGGAAGCCATCGCCGGCGCCGAGGCCGGCGCGATCGACCTCGCCGACCCCCGGCTCGTGGTGCGCGCCTCCACCGGCGCTCCACGCGCTTGA
- a CDS encoding carbohydrate ABC transporter permease, whose translation MTVSTGTPGQDATARPGREQPGRGGADGSDRPKGMLRRILGSQPLGLIFAAPYLIFIGVVFAYPIVFAVWMSFHDYFFAAPGAVVDRPFVGFDNYAAVLSDPDVWRSFGNVGIFLLINVPLTVALSMLLATALDRVARAKTFFRVAYYVPYVTASVAVVAVWLFLFSGNGLVNNILGPLAPDPSWLINSALAMPTIALFVTWKGLGFYILLYLAALQNVPRELYESVSMDGGGRIRQFFSVTVPSVRPATLLVVLLATITGANLFTEPYLLTGGGGPNGASTSPVLLIYQRGIEQGNPDIAAAIGVILIIFVLIIAALQRRFVGGEDR comes from the coding sequence ATGACCGTCTCCACCGGCACTCCCGGTCAGGACGCCACGGCGCGCCCTGGCCGGGAGCAGCCCGGGCGAGGCGGCGCAGACGGGTCTGATCGACCGAAGGGGATGCTGCGCCGCATCCTGGGTTCGCAACCGCTGGGCCTCATCTTCGCCGCGCCCTATCTGATCTTCATCGGGGTCGTCTTCGCGTACCCGATCGTGTTCGCGGTGTGGATGTCGTTCCACGACTACTTCTTCGCCGCACCCGGGGCGGTCGTGGACCGCCCGTTCGTGGGGTTCGACAACTACGCCGCCGTGCTGAGCGACCCCGACGTCTGGCGGTCGTTCGGGAATGTCGGGATCTTCCTCCTCATCAACGTGCCCCTGACCGTGGCCCTGTCGATGCTGCTGGCCACGGCGCTCGACCGCGTCGCGCGGGCGAAGACCTTCTTCCGCGTCGCCTACTACGTCCCCTACGTCACCGCGTCGGTGGCCGTGGTCGCGGTGTGGCTGTTCCTCTTCTCGGGCAACGGCCTGGTCAACAACATCCTCGGGCCGCTCGCCCCCGACCCGTCGTGGCTGATCAACTCCGCCCTTGCGATGCCGACCATCGCCCTGTTCGTCACCTGGAAGGGGCTGGGGTTCTACATCCTGCTCTACCTCGCAGCGCTGCAGAATGTGCCCCGCGAGCTCTACGAGTCGGTGTCGATGGACGGCGGTGGCCGCATCCGGCAGTTCTTCTCCGTCACGGTGCCGAGCGTTCGTCCCGCGACCCTGCTCGTGGTGCTGCTGGCGACCATCACCGGAGCGAATCTCTTCACCGAGCCCTACCTCCTCACCGGTGGGGGCGGACCCAACGGCGCGTCCACCTCGCCGGTGCTCCTGATCTACCAGCGCGGCATCGAGCAGGGGAACCCCGACATCGCCGCGGCGATCGGGGTCATCCTCATCATCTTCGTACTGATCATCGCGGCGCTCCAGCGCCGATTCGTGGGAGGGGAGGACCGATGA